The following are encoded together in the Octopus sinensis linkage group LG15, ASM634580v1, whole genome shotgun sequence genome:
- the LOC115219985 gene encoding testis-expressed protein 9-like isoform X1, producing MSPGNRPSSSPRLTHPLFIVFITYYNQRLTLSSTHPGIFSMPLPPPAPARKRTNSTSKKSGTKSKKDTNDLIDKEKLYQELNAELEARTAYLVREAEGLIKDQPVDVSESRVGLINLETSHITSNLLDHINPDEFLQDLEDEDFGDDAGDYGVSASKSQSKMNSAAKPSVSPHQQNSTKHKVSSTRAKPTSSKLNLADDVAVPDETYLNDLQDTFQQISDQQQADTDLNPSIDSSQQVDDILPPTLNEIGSEAIIRFLKAKLRVMQEELENLSQQCEKKEEDRTKLQEQVKQMDEERSRLQRMSSNQLTQLENYKKLIDDGKQRIEGLETQVVTQKRELEHLKRNFKKEGTLHKATDVRLNRALEEMEKYKEQVQKTKTDAKDHSSNDKKRIEQLLAENRMLEKQKNELMTGFRKQMKLIDILKKQKMHIEASKMLTFTEEEFVKAMEWET from the exons ACACATCCTGGAATTTTCAGCATGCCTCTTCCTCCTCCCGCTCCAGCTCGTAAAAGAACTAATTCTACCTCAAAGAAGTCAGGAACTAAAAGCAAAAAAGACACCAATGATTTAATTGACAAAGAAAAACTGTATCA AGAACTGAATGCGGAACTTGAAGCTCGGACTGCTTATTTGGTTAGAGAAGCCGAGGGACTAATA AAAGATCAACCCGTGGATGTTTCAGAGAGTAGAGTTGGTTTAATTAATCTGGAAACATCACACATCACATCCAACTTGCTGGATCATATAAACCCTGATGAATTTCTACA AGACCTTGAGGATGAGGATTTTGGTGATGATGCAGGAGATTATGGTGTATCTGCCTCGAAGTCTCAGTCAAag ATGAACTCTGCAGCAAAACCAAGCGTTTCTCCACATCAACAAAACTCAACAAAACACAAAGTCTCGTCCAC AAGGGCCAAACCAACAAGTTCAAAATTAAACCTGGCTGATGATGTTGCCGTTCCTGATGAAACGTACCTCAACGACCTACAGGACACTTTCCAACAGATCTCTGACCAACAACAAGCTGACACTGATTTGAACCCTTCTATTGACTCCTCACAGCAAGTTGATGATATTCTACCTCCTACTCTTAATGAAATAGGCTCAG AAGCCATAATTCGTTTTCTAAAAGCAAAGTTAAGAGTGATGCAGGAAGAATTAGAAAATCTATCACAGCAATGTGAGAAAAAG GAGGAGGACCGGACAAAGCTTCAGGAGCAAGTGAAGCAAATGGACGAGGAGCGTAGCCGACTGCAGCGCATGAGCAGCAATCAACTCACTCAACTGGAAAACTACAAGAAACTGATTGACGATGGTAAACAAAGAATTGAAGGACTGGAAACCCAAGTAGTTACCCAGAAAAGA GAGTTGGAACATTtaaaacgaaattttaaaaaGGAAGGTACTTTACATAAAGCCACAGATGTGCGTTTGAACCGAGCACTTGAggaaatggaaaaatataaagaacaagTTCAAAAGACCAAAACTGATGCTAAG GATCACAGCAGTAATGACAAAAAACGGATTGAGCAACTTCTAGCTGAGAATCGGATGCTCGAGAAGCAAAAAAATGAATTGATGACTGGCTTTCggaaacaaatgaaattaattgaTATTCTTAAAAAGCAGAAG ATGCATATCGAAgcttcaaaaatgttaactttTACAGAAGAAGAGTTTGTAAAAGCAATGGAATGGGAGACATAA
- the LOC115219985 gene encoding testis-expressed protein 9-like isoform X2, with amino-acid sequence MPLPPPAPARKRTNSTSKKSGTKSKKDTNDLIDKEKLYQELNAELEARTAYLVREAEGLIKDQPVDVSESRVGLINLETSHITSNLLDHINPDEFLQDLEDEDFGDDAGDYGVSASKSQSKMNSAAKPSVSPHQQNSTKHKVSSTRAKPTSSKLNLADDVAVPDETYLNDLQDTFQQISDQQQADTDLNPSIDSSQQVDDILPPTLNEIGSEAIIRFLKAKLRVMQEELENLSQQCEKKEEDRTKLQEQVKQMDEERSRLQRMSSNQLTQLENYKKLIDDGKQRIEGLETQVVTQKRELEHLKRNFKKEGTLHKATDVRLNRALEEMEKYKEQVQKTKTDAKDHSSNDKKRIEQLLAENRMLEKQKNELMTGFRKQMKLIDILKKQKMHIEASKMLTFTEEEFVKAMEWET; translated from the exons ATGCCTCTTCCTCCTCCCGCTCCAGCTCGTAAAAGAACTAATTCTACCTCAAAGAAGTCAGGAACTAAAAGCAAAAAAGACACCAATGATTTAATTGACAAAGAAAAACTGTATCA AGAACTGAATGCGGAACTTGAAGCTCGGACTGCTTATTTGGTTAGAGAAGCCGAGGGACTAATA AAAGATCAACCCGTGGATGTTTCAGAGAGTAGAGTTGGTTTAATTAATCTGGAAACATCACACATCACATCCAACTTGCTGGATCATATAAACCCTGATGAATTTCTACA AGACCTTGAGGATGAGGATTTTGGTGATGATGCAGGAGATTATGGTGTATCTGCCTCGAAGTCTCAGTCAAag ATGAACTCTGCAGCAAAACCAAGCGTTTCTCCACATCAACAAAACTCAACAAAACACAAAGTCTCGTCCAC AAGGGCCAAACCAACAAGTTCAAAATTAAACCTGGCTGATGATGTTGCCGTTCCTGATGAAACGTACCTCAACGACCTACAGGACACTTTCCAACAGATCTCTGACCAACAACAAGCTGACACTGATTTGAACCCTTCTATTGACTCCTCACAGCAAGTTGATGATATTCTACCTCCTACTCTTAATGAAATAGGCTCAG AAGCCATAATTCGTTTTCTAAAAGCAAAGTTAAGAGTGATGCAGGAAGAATTAGAAAATCTATCACAGCAATGTGAGAAAAAG GAGGAGGACCGGACAAAGCTTCAGGAGCAAGTGAAGCAAATGGACGAGGAGCGTAGCCGACTGCAGCGCATGAGCAGCAATCAACTCACTCAACTGGAAAACTACAAGAAACTGATTGACGATGGTAAACAAAGAATTGAAGGACTGGAAACCCAAGTAGTTACCCAGAAAAGA GAGTTGGAACATTtaaaacgaaattttaaaaaGGAAGGTACTTTACATAAAGCCACAGATGTGCGTTTGAACCGAGCACTTGAggaaatggaaaaatataaagaacaagTTCAAAAGACCAAAACTGATGCTAAG GATCACAGCAGTAATGACAAAAAACGGATTGAGCAACTTCTAGCTGAGAATCGGATGCTCGAGAAGCAAAAAAATGAATTGATGACTGGCTTTCggaaacaaatgaaattaattgaTATTCTTAAAAAGCAGAAG ATGCATATCGAAgcttcaaaaatgttaactttTACAGAAGAAGAGTTTGTAAAAGCAATGGAATGGGAGACATAA